One part of the Coffea eugenioides isolate CCC68of chromosome 10, Ceug_1.0, whole genome shotgun sequence genome encodes these proteins:
- the LOC113750873 gene encoding RNA pseudouridine synthase 2, chloroplastic isoform X3, with protein MGSLSLSTISWSSLPSTKALKNIIPKPLSVISLSRLVNVKACTTSAGGNPQPISDRRTINFSGVKLQETVDVKSEKLRLDSWVSSRIHGISRARVQSSIRSGLVSVNGRIINKVSHMVRGGDKVNCTISELQQLRAEPEDIPLDIVYEDDHLLVVNKPAHMVVHPAPGNTSGTLVNGILHHCSLPMLSLASEEVHSEAEDASDDEFIAFPRALKDNGGASSGKSEASIRPGIVHRLDKGTSGLLVVAKDEHSHSHLAEQFKNRTIKRVYVSLTCGVPSPISGRVDVPVGRDSNNRIRMAVFDGSTHSQKTRNAASRYRVIEVLAGGGSALVEWKLETGRTHQIRVHAKYMGVPLLGDELYGGTKGMALSLLQPRTPSSFRENLQQLICKLERPCLHALSLGFTHPYTLENMHFSQMPPADFAEILTQLRDIRAEKVSKQVHR; from the exons ATGGGGTCCTTGTCACTCAGTACCATCTCTTGGAGCTCACTTCCCTCCACCAAAGCCTTGAAAAATATTATCCCTAAACCCCTGTCGGTAATTTCGCTTTCAAGACTCGTCAATGTCAAGGCTTGTACCACTTCTGCCGGGGGAAACCCACAACCCATTTCTGACCGGCGAACTATCAATTTTTCCGGTGTCAAACTCCAAGAAACCGTTGATGTCAAGTCGGAAAAGCTGAGGCTGGATTCTTGGGTTTCTTCACGCATTCATGGCATCAGCAGAGCCAGAGTTCAGTCCAGCATTCGCTCCGGTCTCGTCTCCGTTAACGGCCGCATCATTAATAAg GTTTCTCATATGGTGAGAGGCGGGGATAAGGTTAATTGCACAATATCGGAGCTGCAGCAGCTAAGGGCTGAGCCAGAAGATATACCACTGGATATAGTTTATGAAGATGATCACTTACTTGTGGTCAACAAGCCTGCTCATATG GTGGTTCATCCGGCACCTGGGAATACTTCTGGAACGCTTGTGAATGGCATTCTTCATCATTGTAGTCTTCCTATGCTTTCACTTGCAAGTGAGGAAGTACATTCTGAGGCAGAGGATGCTTCTGATGATGAGTTTATTGCCTTTCCTAGAGCACTAAAAGATAATGGAGGTGCCTCTTCCGGTAAATCTGAGGCATCTATTCGCCCAGGAATTGTGCATAGATTAGACAAAGGAACTAGTGGGTTACTTGTTGTTGCAAAG GATGAACATTCTCATTCACATCTGGCAGAACAATTTAAGAACCGTACAATAAAAAGAGTCTATGTGAGTCTTACTTGTGGAGTTCCATCACCAATATCAGGACGTGTTGACGTTCCTGTTGGCCGTGATTCAAATAATCGAATTCGTATGGCTGTTTTCGATGGATCTACTCATAGTCAAAAGACTCGCAATGCTGCTAGTAG GTATAGAGTAATTGAAGTGCTTGCTGGTGGTGGTTCTGCTTTGGTTGAATGGAAACTAGAAACCGGGCGCACTCATCAG ATAAGGGTGCATGCAAAGTATATGGGAGTTCCTCTGTTGGGAGATGAGCTTTATGGTGGAACCAAGGGAATGGCCCTCTCATTGCTTCAGCCTAGGACCCCATCCAGCTTTCGTGAGAATCTTCAGCAGTTGATTTGTAAACTAGAAAGACCTTGTCTTCATGCTTTATCTCTGGG ATTTACACACCCATACACTCTAGAGAACATGCATTTTTCTCAGATGCCACCTGCAGATTTTGCTGAAATATTAACCCAGCTTCGTGACATTAGGGCAGAGAAG GTTAGCAAGCAGGTCCACCGCTAA
- the LOC113750873 gene encoding RNA pseudouridine synthase 2, chloroplastic isoform X2 codes for MGSLSLSTISWSSLPSTKALKNIIPKPLSVISLSRLVNVKACTTSAGGNPQPISDRRTINFSGVKLQETVDVKSEKLRLDSWVSSRIHGISRARVQSSIRSGLVSVNGRIINKVSHMVRGGDKVNCTISELQQLRAEPEDIPLDIVYEDDHLLVVNKPAHMVVHPAPGNTSGTLVNGILHHCSLPMLSLASEEVHSEAEDASDDEFIAFPRALKDNGGASSGKSEASIRPGIVHRLDKGTSGLLVVAKDEHSHSHLAEQFKNRTIKRVYVSLTCGVPSPISGRVDVPVGRDSNNRIRMAVFDGSTHSQKTRNAASRYRVIEVLAGGGSALVEWKLETGRTHQIRVHAKYMGVPLLGDELYGGTKGMALSLLQPRTPSSFRENLQQLICKLERPCLHALSLGFTHPYTLENMHFSQMPPADFAEILTQLRDIRAEKDKCHFSRTS; via the exons ATGGGGTCCTTGTCACTCAGTACCATCTCTTGGAGCTCACTTCCCTCCACCAAAGCCTTGAAAAATATTATCCCTAAACCCCTGTCGGTAATTTCGCTTTCAAGACTCGTCAATGTCAAGGCTTGTACCACTTCTGCCGGGGGAAACCCACAACCCATTTCTGACCGGCGAACTATCAATTTTTCCGGTGTCAAACTCCAAGAAACCGTTGATGTCAAGTCGGAAAAGCTGAGGCTGGATTCTTGGGTTTCTTCACGCATTCATGGCATCAGCAGAGCCAGAGTTCAGTCCAGCATTCGCTCCGGTCTCGTCTCCGTTAACGGCCGCATCATTAATAAg GTTTCTCATATGGTGAGAGGCGGGGATAAGGTTAATTGCACAATATCGGAGCTGCAGCAGCTAAGGGCTGAGCCAGAAGATATACCACTGGATATAGTTTATGAAGATGATCACTTACTTGTGGTCAACAAGCCTGCTCATATG GTGGTTCATCCGGCACCTGGGAATACTTCTGGAACGCTTGTGAATGGCATTCTTCATCATTGTAGTCTTCCTATGCTTTCACTTGCAAGTGAGGAAGTACATTCTGAGGCAGAGGATGCTTCTGATGATGAGTTTATTGCCTTTCCTAGAGCACTAAAAGATAATGGAGGTGCCTCTTCCGGTAAATCTGAGGCATCTATTCGCCCAGGAATTGTGCATAGATTAGACAAAGGAACTAGTGGGTTACTTGTTGTTGCAAAG GATGAACATTCTCATTCACATCTGGCAGAACAATTTAAGAACCGTACAATAAAAAGAGTCTATGTGAGTCTTACTTGTGGAGTTCCATCACCAATATCAGGACGTGTTGACGTTCCTGTTGGCCGTGATTCAAATAATCGAATTCGTATGGCTGTTTTCGATGGATCTACTCATAGTCAAAAGACTCGCAATGCTGCTAGTAG GTATAGAGTAATTGAAGTGCTTGCTGGTGGTGGTTCTGCTTTGGTTGAATGGAAACTAGAAACCGGGCGCACTCATCAG ATAAGGGTGCATGCAAAGTATATGGGAGTTCCTCTGTTGGGAGATGAGCTTTATGGTGGAACCAAGGGAATGGCCCTCTCATTGCTTCAGCCTAGGACCCCATCCAGCTTTCGTGAGAATCTTCAGCAGTTGATTTGTAAACTAGAAAGACCTTGTCTTCATGCTTTATCTCTGGG ATTTACACACCCATACACTCTAGAGAACATGCATTTTTCTCAGATGCCACCTGCAGATTTTGCTGAAATATTAACCCAGCTTCGTGACATTAGGGCAGAGAAG GATAAGTGCCATTTTAGTAGAACATCGTGA
- the LOC113750873 gene encoding RNA pseudouridine synthase 2, chloroplastic isoform X1: MGSLSLSTISWSSLPSTKALKNIIPKPLSVISLSRLVNVKACTTSAGGNPQPISDRRTINFSGVKLQETVDVKSEKLRLDSWVSSRIHGISRARVQSSIRSGLVSVNGRIINKVSHMVRGGDKVNCTISELQQLRAEPEDIPLDIVYEDDHLLVVNKPAHMVVHPAPGNTSGTLVNGILHHCSLPMLSLASEEVHSEAEDASDDEFIAFPRALKDNGGASSGKSEASIRPGIVHRLDKGTSGLLVVAKDEHSHSHLAEQFKNRTIKRVYVSLTCGVPSPISGRVDVPVGRDSNNRIRMAVFDGSTHSQKTRNAASRYRVIEVLAGGGSALVEWKLETGRTHQIRVHAKYMGVPLLGDELYGGTKGMALSLLQPRTPSSFRENLQQLICKLERPCLHALSLGFTHPYTLENMHFSQMPPADFAEILTQLRDIRAEKVRHAIKYDRCLE; the protein is encoded by the exons ATGGGGTCCTTGTCACTCAGTACCATCTCTTGGAGCTCACTTCCCTCCACCAAAGCCTTGAAAAATATTATCCCTAAACCCCTGTCGGTAATTTCGCTTTCAAGACTCGTCAATGTCAAGGCTTGTACCACTTCTGCCGGGGGAAACCCACAACCCATTTCTGACCGGCGAACTATCAATTTTTCCGGTGTCAAACTCCAAGAAACCGTTGATGTCAAGTCGGAAAAGCTGAGGCTGGATTCTTGGGTTTCTTCACGCATTCATGGCATCAGCAGAGCCAGAGTTCAGTCCAGCATTCGCTCCGGTCTCGTCTCCGTTAACGGCCGCATCATTAATAAg GTTTCTCATATGGTGAGAGGCGGGGATAAGGTTAATTGCACAATATCGGAGCTGCAGCAGCTAAGGGCTGAGCCAGAAGATATACCACTGGATATAGTTTATGAAGATGATCACTTACTTGTGGTCAACAAGCCTGCTCATATG GTGGTTCATCCGGCACCTGGGAATACTTCTGGAACGCTTGTGAATGGCATTCTTCATCATTGTAGTCTTCCTATGCTTTCACTTGCAAGTGAGGAAGTACATTCTGAGGCAGAGGATGCTTCTGATGATGAGTTTATTGCCTTTCCTAGAGCACTAAAAGATAATGGAGGTGCCTCTTCCGGTAAATCTGAGGCATCTATTCGCCCAGGAATTGTGCATAGATTAGACAAAGGAACTAGTGGGTTACTTGTTGTTGCAAAG GATGAACATTCTCATTCACATCTGGCAGAACAATTTAAGAACCGTACAATAAAAAGAGTCTATGTGAGTCTTACTTGTGGAGTTCCATCACCAATATCAGGACGTGTTGACGTTCCTGTTGGCCGTGATTCAAATAATCGAATTCGTATGGCTGTTTTCGATGGATCTACTCATAGTCAAAAGACTCGCAATGCTGCTAGTAG GTATAGAGTAATTGAAGTGCTTGCTGGTGGTGGTTCTGCTTTGGTTGAATGGAAACTAGAAACCGGGCGCACTCATCAG ATAAGGGTGCATGCAAAGTATATGGGAGTTCCTCTGTTGGGAGATGAGCTTTATGGTGGAACCAAGGGAATGGCCCTCTCATTGCTTCAGCCTAGGACCCCATCCAGCTTTCGTGAGAATCTTCAGCAGTTGATTTGTAAACTAGAAAGACCTTGTCTTCATGCTTTATCTCTGGG ATTTACACACCCATACACTCTAGAGAACATGCATTTTTCTCAGATGCCACCTGCAGATTTTGCTGAAATATTAACCCAGCTTCGTGACATTAGGGCAGAGAAGGTAAGACATGCAATAAAGTATGATAGGTGTCTTGAATAG
- the LOC113750873 gene encoding RNA pseudouridine synthase 2, chloroplastic isoform X4 has protein sequence MGSLSLSTISWSSLPSTKALKNIIPKPLSVISLSRLVNVKACTTSAGGNPQPISDRRTINFSGVKLQETVDVKSEKLRLDSWVSSRIHGISRARVQSSIRSGLVSVNGRIINKVSHMVRGGDKVNCTISELQQLRAEPEDIPLDIVYEDDHLLVVNKPAHMVVHPAPGNTSGTLVNGILHHCSLPMLSLASEEVHSEAEDASDDEFIAFPRALKDNGGASSGKSEASIRPGIVHRLDKGTSGLLVVAKDEHSHSHLAEQFKNRTIKRVYVSLTCGVPSPISGRVDVPVGRDSNNRIRMAVFDGSTHSQKTRNAASRYRVIEVLAGGGSALVEWKLETGRTHQIYTPIHSREHAFFSDATCRFC, from the exons ATGGGGTCCTTGTCACTCAGTACCATCTCTTGGAGCTCACTTCCCTCCACCAAAGCCTTGAAAAATATTATCCCTAAACCCCTGTCGGTAATTTCGCTTTCAAGACTCGTCAATGTCAAGGCTTGTACCACTTCTGCCGGGGGAAACCCACAACCCATTTCTGACCGGCGAACTATCAATTTTTCCGGTGTCAAACTCCAAGAAACCGTTGATGTCAAGTCGGAAAAGCTGAGGCTGGATTCTTGGGTTTCTTCACGCATTCATGGCATCAGCAGAGCCAGAGTTCAGTCCAGCATTCGCTCCGGTCTCGTCTCCGTTAACGGCCGCATCATTAATAAg GTTTCTCATATGGTGAGAGGCGGGGATAAGGTTAATTGCACAATATCGGAGCTGCAGCAGCTAAGGGCTGAGCCAGAAGATATACCACTGGATATAGTTTATGAAGATGATCACTTACTTGTGGTCAACAAGCCTGCTCATATG GTGGTTCATCCGGCACCTGGGAATACTTCTGGAACGCTTGTGAATGGCATTCTTCATCATTGTAGTCTTCCTATGCTTTCACTTGCAAGTGAGGAAGTACATTCTGAGGCAGAGGATGCTTCTGATGATGAGTTTATTGCCTTTCCTAGAGCACTAAAAGATAATGGAGGTGCCTCTTCCGGTAAATCTGAGGCATCTATTCGCCCAGGAATTGTGCATAGATTAGACAAAGGAACTAGTGGGTTACTTGTTGTTGCAAAG GATGAACATTCTCATTCACATCTGGCAGAACAATTTAAGAACCGTACAATAAAAAGAGTCTATGTGAGTCTTACTTGTGGAGTTCCATCACCAATATCAGGACGTGTTGACGTTCCTGTTGGCCGTGATTCAAATAATCGAATTCGTATGGCTGTTTTCGATGGATCTACTCATAGTCAAAAGACTCGCAATGCTGCTAGTAG GTATAGAGTAATTGAAGTGCTTGCTGGTGGTGGTTCTGCTTTGGTTGAATGGAAACTAGAAACCGGGCGCACTCATCAG ATTTACACACCCATACACTCTAGAGAACATGCATTTTTCTCAGATGCCACCTGCAGATTTTGCTGA
- the LOC113748597 gene encoding calcium-dependent protein kinase 29 has translation MGTCLSRLCCPSSVDIPISSPPDSTPHQYRPIPIIAQEEPVQPPPPPPFPKPLPSYKPPSTHSAPSSSQIGPILGKPCVDINAFYDLDKELGRGQFGITYLCTEKATGLKYACKSISRTKLATPKDIEDVRREISIMQHLSGQPNIVEFKGAYEDRRNLHLVMELCLGGELFDRLAAKGSYSEKEAARIGRQIVNVVHACHFMGVIHRDLKPENFLLVNRDDDSPLKATDFGLSVFIEEGKVYRDIVGSAYYVAPEILKRNYGKEADVWSAGVILYIILSGFPPFSAENDKGIFNEILVGRLDFQSSPWPSISSGAKDLVRKMLTMDPRKRITAAGALEHPWLKEGGEASDTPIDSVVQIRMKQFRAMNKLKKLALKVIAENLSEEEIKGLRQMFNNMDTDRSGTITYEELKTGLSRLGSKLSEEEIQELMEAADVDKNGTIDYIEFITATMHRHRLEKDDHLFKAFQHFDKDGSGFITRDELRHAMTEYGMGDEATIDEIINDVDIDKDGRINYEEFVTMMRKGTTDDKQEISLLPSQE, from the exons ATGGGTACGTGTTTGTCAAGATTGTGTTGTCCAAGCTCAGTTGACATCCCAATATCCTCCCCTCCAGACTCTACTCCTCACCAATATCGCCCCATTCCAATAATAGCCCAAGAAGAACCTGTTcagccaccaccaccaccaccctttCCAAAACCACTCCCTTCATACAAGCCGCCTAGCACACATTCTGCACCATCTTCTTCCCAGATTGGACCAATACTAGGGAAGCCTTGTGTTGACATAAATGCCTTTTACGATCTCGATAAAGAACTCGGAAGGGGTCAGTTTGGAATCACATACCTTTGCACTGAGAAAGCAACTGGCTTGAAATATGCATGCAAGTCCATCTCAAGAACAAAGCTTGCGACTCCGAAAGATATAGAAGATGTTAGGAGGGAAATTTCCATAATGCAGCATCTGAGCGGACAACCTAATATCGTGGAGTTCAAGGGAGCCTATGAGGACAGGAGGAATCTGCATTTGGTGATGGAGTTATGCTTAGGTGGAGAGCTTTTCGACCGCCTTGCTGCCAAAGGAAGTTACTCTGAGAAAGAAGCTGCTAGGATTGGTCGGCAGATTGTGAATGTGGTTCATGCTTGTCATTTCATGGGGGTGATTCATAGAGACCTCAAGCCTGAGAACTTCTTGCTGGTCAATCGGGATGACGATTCTCCTTTAAAAGCAACAGATTTTGGGCTCTCTGTCTTTATCGAGGAAG GAAAAGTGTACAGGGACATTGTTGGTAGTGCATATTACGTGGCCCCGGAGATACTGAAACGAAACTATGGGAAGGAGGCAGACGTCTGGAGTGCTGGAGTCATATTGTACATTATTTTAAGTGGATTTCCTCCTTTCTCAGCTG AGAACGACAAAGGCATTTTTAATGAAATCCTAGTGGGGCGCCTTGATTTCCAAAGCTCTCCCTGGCCTTCAATATCGTCTGGTGCAAAGGATCTTGTTAGGAAAATGTTAACAATGGATCCTCGGAAAAGGATCACCGCTGCCGGAGCCCTTG AACATCCATGGCTCAAGGAAGGTGGTGAAGCATCAGATACGCCTATTGACAGTGTTGTGCAAATAAGGATGAAGCAATTTAGAGCAATGAACAAGCTGAAAAAGCTGGCTTTAAAG GTTATTGCAGAAAACCTTTCAGAAGAAGAAATCAAGGGGTTGAGACAAATGTTCAACAACATGGACACGGATAGAAGTGGTACCATTACTTATGAAGAGCTCAAAACTGGGTTATCTAGGTTGGGATCCAAGCTTtcagaagaagaaatacaaGAATTGATGGAAGCT GCTGATGTTGACAAGAACGGGACGATAGACTACATTGAGTTCATTACTGCTACCATGCATCGTCATAGACTGGAGAAAGACGACCATCTGTTCAAGGCTTTTCAGCACTTCGACAAGGACGGTAGTGG ATTTATCACAAGGGATGAACTCAGACATGCTATGACCGAGTACGGAATGGGAGATGAAGCAACTATTGATGAAATCATTAATGATGTAGATATTGATAAA GACGGAAGAATTAACTACGAGGAGTTCGTAACCATGATGAGAAAGGGAACTACAGATGATAAACAAGAAATCAGCTTACTGCCTTCTCAGGAATAA
- the LOC113748596 gene encoding pentatricopeptide repeat-containing protein At1g20230, giving the protein MLSGRLFPDTHILPSTIKACAGLSTLKVGHQLHGFGLTTGLASDSLVESSLVHMYIKCSALNYAHNVFNRMADPDVICGSALASGYAKKGDVSNATMVFDEMGKLGIEPNLVSWNGMIAGFNQSGHFLEAVLMFQRMHSDGIRCDGVSVSSVLAAVGDLEDFIIGVQVHGYAIRLGLRSDKYVVSSLVDMYGKCGCALETLRVFEEMDKKDVGACNALISSLSRNNMVDDALKTFRKYKGQGMELNVVSWTSMIACCSQHGKHLVALELFREMQIAGVKPNSVTIPCLLPACASIAALAHGKAAHCFSLKRGFTDDVYVCSALIDMYSSCGRIQAARRCFDRMPRRNLVCWNAMLGGYAMHGMIKEAINIFQLMQSSRQLPDLVSFTSLLSVCSQCGLVEVGQSYFNSMSKDYGIEARMEHYACMVSLLGRAGKLEEAYSLMNEMPFEPDACVWGALLSSCRVHHNMQLGEVAANRLFALEPKNPGNYILLSNIYAARGKWTEMDKVRDMMKRAGLKKNPGCSWIEVKNRVHMLLAGDKSHPQMAQILQKLNKLSMEMKKSGYLPDTDFVLQDVEEQEKEHILCGHSEKLAVVFGILNTSPGTALTVMKNLRICGDCHTAIKFISRIERREILVRDTNRFHHFKDGVCSCGDLW; this is encoded by the coding sequence ATGCTTTCGGGACGTCTTTTTCCCGATACCCATATCCTACCCAGCACTATCAAGGCCTGCGCTGGATTATCAACCCTTAAAGTGGGTCATCAACTTCATGGCTTTGGTTTAACTACTGGGCTTGCATCAGATTCTCTTGTTGAATCATCTTTGGTTCATATGTACATTAAGTGTAGTGCACTGAACTATGCACATAACGTGTTCAATAGAATGGCTGATCCAGATGTGATATGCGGGAGTGCATTAGCGTCTGGGTATGCGAAGAAAGGAGATGTCAGTAATGCCACTATGGTGTTTGACGAGATGGGAAAATTGGGAATTGAGCCAAATTTGGTATCCTGGAATGGTATGATTGCTGGGTTTAATCAGAGTGGGCATTTCCTGGAGGCCGTATTGATGTTTCAGAGGATGCATTCAGACGGTATTAGGTGTGATGGAGTTAGTGTTTCTAGTGTTCTTGCTGCAGTTGGTGACTTGGAGGATTTCATCATCGGAGTTCAGGTTCATGGTTATGCAATCAGACTTGGACTTAGATCAGATAAGTATGTTGTCAGTTCACTTGTAGATATGTATGGGAAATGTGGATGTGCTCTGGAGACGTTGAGAGTTTTTGAAGAAATGGATAAAAAGGATGTGGGTGCTTGCAATGCGTTGATTTCTAGCCTTTCTCGAAATAATATGGTAGACGACGCATTAAAGACTTTCAGAAAATATAAGGGCCAAGGGATGGAATTGAATGTGGTTTCCTGGACCTCCATGATTGCTTGTTGCTCTCAGCATGGCAAACATCTTGTGGCTTTAGAACTTTTCAGAGAAATGCAGATTGCCGGTGTGAAACCAAATTCTGTAACAATCCCTTGCTTGCTTCCAGCTTGTGCCAGTATTGCTGCATTAGCACATGGGAAAGCAGCACATTGTTTCTCACTTAAGAGGGGTTTTACTGATGATGTTTATGTGTGCAGTGCTCTCATTGACATGTATTCTAGTTGTGGTAGGATCCAAGCAGCTAGACGGTGTTTTGACAGGATGCCTAGGCGTAATTTGGTTTGTTGGAATGCAATGCTTGGTGGTTATGCAATGCATGGGATGATAAAGGAAGCTATCAATATCTTTCAGTTGATGCAGAGTAGTCGACAACTACCAGATCTTGTGAGTTTTACGAGTCTTCTCTCTGTATGTAGCCAATGTGGTCTTGTGGAAGTAGGGCAGAGTTACTTTAATAGCATGTCTAAAGATTATGGAATTGAAGCTAGGATGGAACATTATGCTTGCATGGTGAGCCTTCTTGGGCGTGCGGGAAAGCTTGAAGAAGCTTATTCTTTGATGAATGAGATGCCATTTGAGCCAGATGCATGTGTTTGGGGTGCTTTATTAAGTTCCTGTCGGGTTCACCATAACATGCAACTGGGAGAAGTTGCTGCAAATAGACTGTTTGCTCTGGAACCAAAGAACCCTGGGAATTATATTCTCCTATCAAATATTTATGCTGCCAGAGGAAAATGGACTGAAATGGATAAAGTCAGGGATATGATGAAGCGTGCAGGATTGAAGAAAAATCCAGGATGTAGCTGGATTGAGGTCAAAAACAGGGTGCATATGCTTTTAGCAGGAGACAAATCACATCCTCAAATGGCGCAGATTTTACAAAAGCTGAATAAGTTGAGCATGGAAATGAAGAAATCAGGTTATCTGCCTGATACTGATTTTGTGTTGCAAGATGTGGAAGAACAGGAGAAGGAGCATATCTTATGTGGCCACAGTGAGAAGTTAGCTGTAGTTTTTGGGATATTGAACACCAGTCCAGGGACTGCTCTAACAGTGATGAAGAACCTCAGAATTTGTGGGGACTGCCATACTGCCATTAAATTCATTTCCCGCATCGAAAGGAGAGAAATTTTAGTCAGAGACACAAACCGATTTCATCACTTCAAAGATGGCGTCTGTTCATGCGGGGACTTGTGGTGA